In Esox lucius isolate fEsoLuc1 chromosome 6, fEsoLuc1.pri, whole genome shotgun sequence, the following proteins share a genomic window:
- the lrrc18a gene encoding leucine-rich repeat-containing protein 18 → MAKGGKRRGAKRRKVTLKMAMNAVRVTPDGRRRLDLSNMGIATFPECLLKLPDLEELDLSRNQLKKLPGLIGDLVSLRWLDLHSNQLEVLPETLGQLVALSHLNLSNNRLTSAGLPHSLGNLTCLQSLNLGINRLDTLPATMVGLCSLQELGLFDNLLTTLPECIKVLPSITRLNTKRNLFSQGYSGDRDGPEEAVYLAKERSLCGSCLKRCKEERRWMLGGGKRRGGEGDGEARGGPYSGLITPNSVAQANQEQWRLIVTNQGPGKGLPLKDSQ, encoded by the exons ATGGCTAAAGGAGGGAAGAGAAGAGGTGCAAAGAGGAGGAAGGTGACTCTGAAGATGGCCATGAACGCTGTGCGGGTGACTCCGGACGGCCGCCGCCGCCTGGACCTCAGTAACATGGGCATCGCCACCTTCCCTGAGTGTCTTCTCAAACTACCTgacctggaggagctggacctCAGCCGTAATCAACTGAAGAAGCTTCCAGGCCTAATCG GTGACCTGGTCTCGCTCCGCTGGCTGGATCTCCACAGTAACCAGCTGGAGGTCCTACCAGAGACTCTCGGTCAACTGGTGGCACTGTCACACCTCAACCTCTCTAACAACCGCCTGACCTCTGCGGGTCTACCCCACTCGCTGGGCAACCTAACCTGCCTACAAAGCCTCAACCTGGGCATAAACCGCCTGGACACCCTGCCGGCCACTATGGTGGGGCTTTGCAGTCTTCAGGAGCTGGGGCTGTTCGATAACCTGCTAACCACGCTGCCAGAGTGTATCAAGGTGTTACCTAGCATTACCAGACTCAACACCAAGAGGAACCTCTTTTCCCAGGGATACTCTGGGGACAGAGATGGGCCGGAAGAGGCTGTGTACCTAGCTAAGGAGAGAAGTCTGTGTGGTTCCTGTCTAAAGAGATgcaaggaggagaggaggtggatgtTAGGAGgtgggaagaggaggggaggggaaggTGACGGAGAGGCAAGGGGTGGGCCTTACTCTGGGCTGATTACACCGAACTCCGTGGCCCAAGCAAATCAGGAACAGTGGAGACTAATAGTGACCAATCAGGGTCCAGGGAAAGGTTTGCCACTAAAGGACAGCCAATAA